A DNA window from Phoenix dactylifera cultivar Barhee BC4 chromosome 13, palm_55x_up_171113_PBpolish2nd_filt_p, whole genome shotgun sequence contains the following coding sequences:
- the LOC103716429 gene encoding protein FANTASTIC FOUR 3-like: MSSSSSSSSSSSVCQGIQSFVEPRQIHPSKTKPEIHKCVRPSRTHQDPVMVEKGNEKEMDGGSGGSEGGWSSIYSLSTPSQSLLGAMGKSFSTTKSSSPLPATIFTKRSTSGKKNWAMCTENLGCETGAVYAAADDFDGDAENRPTGRPTGGMVGKRSRRGSMGAGFPPPLTTLSGESRLRILSKRENGRLLLLPVKPSVMEAERADGRLRLRLYSDKPFHSNDKKVEELEEEEGRRWGLGNIEGLVGVKKRRVAGTGGDRAGDSRCSTGRQRRSGSPPPESFRRFQGEEELLTVLSGRA; this comes from the exons atgtcgtcgtcgtcgtcgtcgtcgtcgtcgtcttcGGTATGCCAAGGGATCCAGTCTTTCGTGGAACCACGGCAGATTCACCCTTCGAAGACCAAACCAGAGATCCATAAATGTGTCCGGCCATCCCGCACACACCAAGATCCTGTTATGGTTGAGAAAGGAAACGAGAAGGAGATGGATGGTGGTAGCGGTGGAAGTGAGGGAGGGTGGAGTTCCATCTACTCTCTTTCTACTCCCTCACAATCTCTTCTCGGGGCCATGGGCAAGTCATTCTCCACCACCAAATCTTCTTCTCCACTTCCAGCAACCATTTTCACGAAGCGATCGACGTCCGGGAAGAAGAATTGGGCAATGTGCACGGAGAATTTAGGCTGCGAGACCGGCGCGGTCTACGCTGCTGCTGACGACTTCGACGGCGATGCTGAGAACCGTCCCACCGGACGTCCAACTGGAGGgatggtggggaagaggagcaGGAGAGGAAGCATGGGGGCTGGGTTTCCTCCGCCACTGACCACGCTGTCGGGGGAATCACGGCTTCGTATTCTGAGCAAGAGGGAGAATGGcaggctgctgctgctgcctgTCAAGCCTTCTGTCATGGAAGCCGAGAGGGCCGACGGCCGACTTCGTCTTCGTTTATACTCTGACAAGCCGTTCCACTCGAATGACAAGAAAGTAGAAgagttggaggaagaggaa GGGAGGAGATGGGGATTGGGAAATATAGAAGGCCTGGTAGGTGTAAAGAAGAGGAGGGTGGCGGGCACAGGAGGGGATCGAGCCGGGGACAGCCGATGCTCAACTGGGAGGCAGAGGCGTTCTGGGTCGCCACCTCCTGAAAGTTTCCGGCGTTTCCAAGGAGAGGAAGAGCTTCTCACAGTGCTTTCAGGACGCGCGTAG